The genomic DNA TATCTTGCATCCTGAGAATATATGCTTTGAGAGTAAGTGCTTGTAAGTCACGTCCTCCAACGTAAAGTGATTGGGTGATCATGTCCATCGCTTGTTTGTAATCCTTATCTTTGACAGCCAAGACGGCTAGCTCATAGAAAGAGCGATGTTTGAAGTCTGGAGTCCAGGTTGCAGCCCAATAAGCATCAGTTGCCTTACTGATCTTGCCTGTCATTTGATATAAATACCCCAGATAGTAGAGGGCTTCTGTATTCTTTACCGTTGTATAGTCGTGGGACAAGCGTGCCTGAGCACGTAATAGGTGCTGTTCTGCTTTTTCCCACTTTCCCTGGCGAATATAATGTTTTCCTATTTCGATGTTTACACGTGCATCCATTGAGTCACGTAAAAGAGCCTCGTTGTAAAAATCCATATAATCCAGACGGGCATTGTTGAACTGGTCGATGCGAAGACCTGCCAGATAGAGTTCTTCGTTTGTTTTGTATTCTTTGACAGGTTTGGTTCCGTCGATAACTTTTGGCAGTTTTTTTTCTTCCTGTACGATCGGACGGTAATCGACTAACAAGTTGTCTTTTGCATCGTAAAGTGCAGTGTAGAGCATCGAGGGGATTAAGGAATCAGGCACGGCTATTTGATCAAGAAAATATTTGTCTGGATCAATGTTGACCTGTTTATCCAGTATTATCTGATTTTTATATTTTACGACAACGCGGGCGTTTTTGTATGAAGTAGTTGTACAATAACCTATACGGTAGTTGTTGCCTTCAGTTGGTTCAAAGTTTACGGCTGCGTCTTTCGTTGCATTTTTTACGCCTTTGATACCTTTTATCGGATACCAGATTTGACTGAATTCACGGATTTCACCTGGATTTATCCAACTGTAATCAGGTTGGTTATCGGAGTAACCGCCTACCATCAACTCAAGGTAATGTCCGTCGTTGTCGGATAGTATTTTGTTCCACATTTCGCCGTTTGCATTGTTCCCCCATAAGAAAAATTTCTTTCCGGGGACGATATGCCGATTGGCTACGTGTACTGTTCCTGCATCTTTTCCATAGTCATAGCCCGCGAGGAAAGACATTTCACTACCCCAGGCAAAAATAGAACGGGAGTTTCCCGTAAAGTTTTTCCACCAAGATAAATTGGCATTTTTTCCGCTGCCGAGGTTCGCTTCTCCGATCGGCCAATTTGTGAAGTATACTTTATGATGATCGGCACCAAATTGTACGTCAGGTGGAAATATCACTTGATATTGATCGTTACAATGGACGGATACATTAGCCCAATATAACATCGATTGGATCATCGGGGTTGGGTTAATCACTTTGATTTTGGCTTCTACCCAAGAACGGTTAGGATATACTGATATACCTATCGACCATTTTAGTCGATGACGCAATTCTGTCTCTCCTACCCAGATGGTTTTGCTTCCGTCTTCATTTTCTTTCATTGTCCAATTGATAGGCATATAGCTGCTGGCACGATGATGATCGGGAATATTCCACTCGACACCACCTGAAAGCCATGCTCCCAACATGCCAATCAAGGCCGGTTTTATTCCTGTTTGGGTGTAGAAAAAAGGATAATCGTTTGTTTTGTCGGAGGCTGCAAAGATACGGCCTCCGATCTCTGGAAGAATAGCAATGTCTACGTACTGATTGTTCAACCGGAGTACATTATAATCCTTTTCAATTTTCTTTTCTGTTAGGATATCATAAAGGGGATAAGGGTAAATATATCCTTCTGCTCCTTGATAAACACGACCAGTAAAAAAAATCGGATCGATTTCCGGGGCACCGATTTGATAGGTTGGTATTTTCTCTGTTACAGATTTCATGTGAACCTCTTGAGCCAAAAGAGGAGTTGCACATAACAATAACGCTGATAGAAATTTAGAATTCATGGTGTCACAACTTTAATTTATTATTAAGTATGCATAATAGGATGATTTTGAGGGGATAAAGAACTGCTCGAGATTTATTCCCGAACAGTTCTCAACAAGTTGCATTTTGACTAATACCGTAATTTGAAAGGTAAATTCATCGAGTCAAATTAGGATTCAGTTGGGTGTCGGATGCTGGATATGGCAGATAAATGGATTTTTCACCTTGCCAGGTAAGAGAAGCCGGCAATTCCACTTTTTCCTTTCGCATAACGCCAGGAGCTACTTCGATAGCTGTGTTGGCTTTACGTTCATTGAATGCCTGTTCTAGTAATTCCATACGCATCTGGTCATCGCGACGGGTTACCAAAGCAACAAAGTAGCCAGCTACTTCCCAACCGTGTTCTTTCAAGGCTGCATTAGCAAAAGCTTCACCGCTCATACCTGATTGTAGTGGTTCTAAACCGGCGCGTTCACGTACTTGGTTTATACATTCATAAGCCATTGCGTTCGGTGTGCCATCGGCACGAGCCTGTGCTTCGGCATACCATAGTAATACTTCCGAATAACGAATCAGACGATGGCGGTGATCGTTGGTCATTAAGGAGGTATTGGCTGGTTTTGTATAATCATAATCCCCACCGTCTTCACTGATGGTAAAAGCGCAGAACATGGGTTGTTGTTCTGGAATACTTTCATCCCACCAATCCAACAATTTGCCTCCTTCTTTGTTACCCTCTAGAATCTTTGGGTTGTAGGTTGCATCTTTTCTAGGACCGGAAGGAAATTCTTTCCAAAATTTGATTTCTCCTAATGCATCTCCCCATCCGGTAAGTGATTCGAATAAGTGGCTATTTGTCATCTGTGAATCTTCTGACCAAGTTCCGACAGCACTGGAAAAATTGATGCCGACTACTGTTTCATTCGTATAATTATGACTTGGAGCATATACATACTTATATTCCGGCTCTAAAATATATTCATATGTTCCGCCATTTACACCGTCAATAACCGCTTTTGCCTGTTCTGCAGCGGATGCATAATATTGTGTCTGTTTTAAAGGCCAGCCTGCCATTGCCATATAGACGGCAGCCAGCGTTGCTTGAGCAGCCTGCTTGGTAATGAAGATGTTGGCCCCTTGATATTTCTGGGGAGGTTTGGAGTAATCGGTCGGAAGCGTAGTAACGCAGTCTTGTAAATCTTTGACAATTTGATCATAGATCTCTTGTATGCTGGCTAAAGGACGTTCGTAGTTGACTTCGGTGTCTAAAATCAGAGGAACGGCTCCCCAACGACGAACTAACCAGAAATAATGTACTGCACGCCAATATTTGGCCTGACCTAATGCAATATTTATTTCTTCTGGAGTTGTAGGCGTTTTAGCGCCATTCTCTATGATATAATTGGCCGCTTTGATCACGACATATGAGGTAGACCAAGCTGCTTCTACTCCTTTGTTGGCATCTGAACCTCGGAAGGCATCTATTTCTGCGTAAGCTTGTTTGTTACTGCCTGGGTTAGCTGTTACATCGTCACCTAACCAAGAAGGAATTGTTGGATTGGTATTGGTCTGTGTTAAACAGACATTTTTGTATAGCGCATAAGTTGCCATTGTCAATTCATCTTGTGTTGAGAAAAAAGTTCCCGGTGTAAGTTTGCCTTTTGGATCTTCGTCAAGAAAATCATTACATGAGCTTGACAACATGGCTATGCCTAAAGTATATAATATATATTTTGCTTTCATGATAATTATGCTTTATTTTAGTTAGAAATTCATGCGAACTCCGAATGTATATGAACGAGTTAACGGATAAGCTCCAAGATCGATACCATCGTTTACATCCACACTGCCTGTACCTGTATCTACAAATGAAATACCAGCTGGATCCATTCCTTTATAGTTGGTTATAGTGAATAAATTCTGACAACTAAATGTAAAGCGGAGATCTGCAAATTTGGAGACTGCTTTTGGTAGATTGTATGACAGGCTGATATTGTCTAGCCGGAAATAATTTGCTGATTCCAAATATTTTGTAGATGTTGCAGCTGCTTGATAATTATTACCTTTAACATTTACGGAAGGATAGCGGGCTGATTGTCCTTTTGTATCGAAATTATCATTCAAATACTCTTTAAGAGTGATGAAAGCAAAGTCACCAGTCATGGAGGTACCGGTATAACGTACCATATTGAAACGTTCAGCTCCGAATGAGCCAGTAAAGAATATGTTCAAGTCCCAATTTTTCCAGTGTAAGCTATTGTTCCATCCCAAAGTGAAATCTGGAGTGGCTTTACCAATAAAGGTACGGTCTTTGCTATCGATTATGCCATCCTTGTTCCGATCAACGAATGAGTCATTACCTGCTGCATCCAATCCAGTCCATTCATAACCGTAGAATGCACCGATCGGTTGTCCTACTGCTATACGGGTGACACCATCTGTGGAAAACATTCCGCTAGCGATATTCGCACCTTGGATAAAGTCCAAACCCGCCAGATCTTTTACTTCATTCTTTAAATAAGTACCGTTAAAGTTCGTATTCCAACTGAAATCTGAGCTTTCGAAAATATTTGCATTGATAGAAAAGTCAATACCACGATTGCTGATTTCAGCGGCATTCACCCAGTAAGAACCTCCACCGTCATAATTTGGAATTGTTCGTTTTAGTAGACCGTCTTTTGTCCGTTTGTCAAAATAGTCGAAAGATATATTCAATCGGCTATTCAAAATGGAAAAATCTAAACCTACGTCGAATTGGTGAGTCGTTTCCCATGATAAATCAGGTGTTGCAACAGTTTGTCCAATCCAATATCCTGTATAATAAGCGTTTCCTCCGAATGCATACATGGCTTGAGTCATTAATCCCAATGTTTCGTACGGATCGATGGCTTGGCTGCCGATCAAACCGTAGCTGGCGCGTATCTTGAGGTCTTGTATGAAATTCTGATGTTGCATAAAGTTCTCATTGCCCATTGACCAAGCGGCTGCAATTGAAGGAAACCAACCCCATTTATTGTTGAAAAACTTCGATGAGCCGTCGGCACGAATCGTTCCGGTCAGCATGTAACGGTCTTTGTAGTTATACATTACACGACCTACGCCAGACATCAGAGCCCATTTTGAATAATCGTTTTTCGCATTGCGGGTGCCGGCCATTTCTACATTCCACCATCCCACGCTTTCTGTCATCAGATTATTCCCACTGATATTCATATAGCGGTATTCTGATTGTGTAGCTTCGTAAACGGCAGTAGCAGTCAAAGCATGGTCGCCCCATTTACCGTTGTAGGTTAAGTTATTTGTCGTTTGTAAAGTCATTCGGTACGCATCATTGTTACTCATACTGCTTGAACTGGATACTTTTGTGGTAGCGAAAGAGTAATTTTTTACATCGTTGTAATCAATACCGTTGCTAGTCGTAAAAGTTAAACCAGGCAAAATGTTGAATTTTAAGTCTATATGAGCATTGACGATATCTCTCATTGATTCTCCGATTTGCTCATTAAGCAGACCTACCGGATTCAATTGGGTGATAGCACTGTATGGGTCACGTGTATAGGTGCCATCTTCATTCATGATTCCGAGTACCGGTGCATAATTCATTGCTATATTGACAATATTACCTTTTGCTGCGCTGAAATCGGCACTTCTCTTCACATTGTGAGATGCATTTACATCGGCCGTTAGGTGTAACCAGTCTGTCAGCTGAGAAGTAATATTGGCACGTGCCTGATAACGTTTGTTTGTATTTTCTTTGACAACACCTTCCTGTCCGACGTAGTTACCAGAAATAATATACTGGATTTTATCACTACCCCCTGAAAGAGTTAGTTTGTAATCCTGTGTGATGCCATTTTGAAAGATTTCGTCCAGCCAGTCTGTACCTGCTGTTCCGTTTTGAAATGCGGACAACTGTTCAGGTGAGAATGTCTCTTTCCGATATGTATTATATAGTGTTGCAAACTCATATGGATTGAGGGTTTCGTAACGTTTGGCTACAGTACCGACACCAATTTGTGCATCAAACATGATTTGACGGACATTTGCTTTACCGGTTTTTGTCGTGATTAGAACGACCCCATTTGCACCACGGGAACCATAAATGGCTGTAGAAGAGGCATCTTTTAATATTTGCATGGACTGAATGTCTTCCGGATTCAAACCTGTCAGACCACTTTCACGAACGATACCGTCAATTACATACAAAGGATCGTTACTGCGATTGATAGAACCGGAACCACGGACGCGAATCTTAACAGTTCCACCAGGTACACCGCTGCTCTGTACTTGAACGCCTGACACCCGACCTTGCAAAGCGTCTGATATCTGTGTGATCGGCTGATCTTTGAATGCCTTATTGTCCAAAACTGCTACAGAGCCTGCTAAATCGGCCTTACGAACTGTACCGTAACCTACAACAACGACTTCGTCGAGTGATTGATTATCTTCTTTCAACATAATGTTATAAGAAGACTGGTTGTTAACTGTAATTTCTTGTGGAAGATAACCGATATAGGAAATTTGCAGGATTGCGTTGGCAGGAACATTTTCCAGGGTAAATTTTCCATCTAGGTCACTGATTGTTCCGTTGGTCGTTCCTTTGATAACAATGTTAGCACCAGTAACAGGCCCCATATTATCTCTTACAATACCTGAAATTGTACGTGTGTCTTTTTGATTTGT from Parabacteroides merdae ATCC 43184 includes the following:
- a CDS encoding DUF5107 domain-containing protein produces the protein MNSKFLSALLLCATPLLAQEVHMKSVTEKIPTYQIGAPEIDPIFFTGRVYQGAEGYIYPYPLYDILTEKKIEKDYNVLRLNNQYVDIAILPEIGGRIFAASDKTNDYPFFYTQTGIKPALIGMLGAWLSGGVEWNIPDHHRASSYMPINWTMKENEDGSKTIWVGETELRHRLKWSIGISVYPNRSWVEAKIKVINPTPMIQSMLYWANVSVHCNDQYQVIFPPDVQFGADHHKVYFTNWPIGEANLGSGKNANLSWWKNFTGNSRSIFAWGSEMSFLAGYDYGKDAGTVHVANRHIVPGKKFFLWGNNANGEMWNKILSDNDGHYLELMVGGYSDNQPDYSWINPGEIREFSQIWYPIKGIKGVKNATKDAAVNFEPTEGNNYRIGYCTTTSYKNARVVVKYKNQIILDKQVNIDPDKYFLDQIAVPDSLIPSMLYTALYDAKDNLLVDYRPIVQEEKKLPKVIDGTKPVKEYKTNEELYLAGLRIDQFNNARLDYMDFYNEALLRDSMDARVNIEIGKHYIRQGKWEKAEQHLLRAQARLSHDYTTVKNTEALYYLGYLYQMTGKISKATDAYWAATWTPDFKHRSFYELAVLAVKDKDYKQAMDMITQSLYVGGRDLQALTLKAYILRMQDKKEEAQETIHYIQQIDPLDYWSAAEASLSASQGASFLKAGTNHNSKGIIAIQELLEVVNNYMTIGATEDALTLLNSAISLGEPYASNPLLYYYKAYNLLKSKNSIEFQTCLDKARSLSPLNNYPFRIEEIALFKTLLQKRPDDALLHYHLGNLLYFLGQKESGLEHWLHATETDPSFAIAARNVGFGYGCLNDLEKSIKYYDRAINANPNDPLLLTESDKIYEQANIPTDQRLKRLESHLKTVMKHDDAVMRLLTLYNAESKYDKSIKILNTRHFHLWEGGGQVHDIYADSHILKGMQFLKRKQYKEAIREFDLANQYPSNLEVAPSPNGGYEAKIYYLSGIAYEAMKQTDKAKICFEKSADTHFRSHLTDLNYYKIKSLRKLNRNGEADVALSNMQKTLERILRNPTDSYAKFGEANQNVQQSNISYYSGLIHLLQNNPSAAKNDFTQALQLYPGNIWAQLMNKDIH
- a CDS encoding RagB/SusD family nutrient uptake outer membrane protein, which encodes MKAKYILYTLGIAMLSSSCNDFLDEDPKGKLTPGTFFSTQDELTMATYALYKNVCLTQTNTNPTIPSWLGDDVTANPGSNKQAYAEIDAFRGSDANKGVEAAWSTSYVVIKAANYIIENGAKTPTTPEEINIALGQAKYWRAVHYFWLVRRWGAVPLILDTEVNYERPLASIQEIYDQIVKDLQDCVTTLPTDYSKPPQKYQGANIFITKQAAQATLAAVYMAMAGWPLKQTQYYASAAEQAKAVIDGVNGGTYEYILEPEYKYVYAPSHNYTNETVVGINFSSAVGTWSEDSQMTNSHLFESLTGWGDALGEIKFWKEFPSGPRKDATYNPKILEGNKEGGKLLDWWDESIPEQQPMFCAFTISEDGGDYDYTKPANTSLMTNDHRHRLIRYSEVLLWYAEAQARADGTPNAMAYECINQVRERAGLEPLQSGMSGEAFANAALKEHGWEVAGYFVALVTRRDDQMRMELLEQAFNERKANTAIEVAPGVMRKEKVELPASLTWQGEKSIYLPYPASDTQLNPNLTR
- a CDS encoding SusC/RagA family TonB-linked outer membrane protein codes for the protein MNKNIRFPQKEKQPKKLIRAMKFFLLFALLTTGSCFASETYSQEASFSMNYENKTIKEIINEIENNSEFIFFYLDKSIDLNRKVSINVKEQKIETILDQLFSNTENNYSISDRQIIISKKETPVNTKTNQKDTRTISGIVRDNMGPVTGANIVIKGTTNGTISDLDGKFTLENVPANAILQISYIGYLPQEITVNNQSSYNIMLKEDNQSLDEVVVVGYGTVRKADLAGSVAVLDNKAFKDQPITQISDALQGRVSGVQVQSSGVPGGTVKIRVRGSGSINRSNDPLYVIDGIVRESGLTGLNPEDIQSMQILKDASSTAIYGSRGANGVVLITTKTGKANVRQIMFDAQIGVGTVAKRYETLNPYEFATLYNTYRKETFSPEQLSAFQNGTAGTDWLDEIFQNGITQDYKLTLSGGSDKIQYIISGNYVGQEGVVKENTNKRYQARANITSQLTDWLHLTADVNASHNVKRSADFSAAKGNIVNIAMNYAPVLGIMNEDGTYTRDPYSAITQLNPVGLLNEQIGESMRDIVNAHIDLKFNILPGLTFTTSNGIDYNDVKNYSFATTKVSSSSSMSNNDAYRMTLQTTNNLTYNGKWGDHALTATAVYEATQSEYRYMNISGNNLMTESVGWWNVEMAGTRNAKNDYSKWALMSGVGRVMYNYKDRYMLTGTIRADGSSKFFNNKWGWFPSIAAAWSMGNENFMQHQNFIQDLKIRASYGLIGSQAIDPYETLGLMTQAMYAFGGNAYYTGYWIGQTVATPDLSWETTHQFDVGLDFSILNSRLNISFDYFDKRTKDGLLKRTIPNYDGGGSYWVNAAEISNRGIDFSINANIFESSDFSWNTNFNGTYLKNEVKDLAGLDFIQGANIASGMFSTDGVTRIAVGQPIGAFYGYEWTGLDAAGNDSFVDRNKDGIIDSKDRTFIGKATPDFTLGWNNSLHWKNWDLNIFFTGSFGAERFNMVRYTGTSMTGDFAFITLKEYLNDNFDTKGQSARYPSVNVKGNNYQAAATSTKYLESANYFRLDNISLSYNLPKAVSKFADLRFTFSCQNLFTITNYKGMDPAGISFVDTGTGSVDVNDGIDLGAYPLTRSYTFGVRMNF